The Elusimicrobiota bacterium genome has a window encoding:
- a CDS encoding glycosyltransferase — protein sequence MSALYAPLARLVEVILVYYFFLLNGVYLVLSLVAFREIYRHLLRNIYGGFERLSLSPLTPPVSIIVPAYNEEVCIALTANNLLHIDYMRYEVIIVNDGSSDGTLDTLKKDFRLVPDPAPVEFTLKTEPVRAIYRSELHHNLIVVDKENGGKADALNVGLSLSRFPYVCSIDADAILEPDALQRVIRPIMESPVRVIGVGGIIRVANGCKVEKGRIVGVGLGRSALPVFQVVEYFRAFLCGRTGFSRFNALLIVSGAFGLFERDLCIAIGGYRRDTVGEDMDLVTRMHAWMHEHGEHDYLIEFVPDPVCWTEAPSSLRVLTRQRRRWQKGLLEVLSEHKNMFFNPRYGSIGLFAYPFFFVFEGWGIILEVLGYLVFVLGWWLNALQTDFMLAFLVVALLCGTMLSLTAVLLGEMTPKAYPRYRHWLRLIAYAVIENFGYRQTISVLRLLGTVDFLRGKGEWGKMERRGFHKR from the coding sequence ATGAGCGCGCTCTACGCCCCGCTCGCGCGCCTCGTCGAGGTCATCCTCGTCTACTACTTCTTCCTGCTCAACGGCGTCTACCTCGTCCTCTCGCTGGTCGCCTTCCGCGAGATCTACCGCCATCTGCTGCGCAACATCTACGGGGGCTTCGAGCGCCTGTCGCTGAGCCCGCTGACGCCGCCGGTCTCCATCATCGTCCCGGCGTACAACGAGGAGGTCTGCATCGCGCTGACGGCGAACAACCTCCTGCACATCGACTACATGCGCTACGAGGTCATCATCGTCAACGACGGCTCCTCCGACGGGACCCTCGACACGCTGAAGAAGGACTTCCGCCTCGTCCCCGATCCCGCGCCTGTCGAATTCACGCTGAAGACGGAGCCCGTGCGCGCCATCTACCGCTCCGAGCTCCACCATAACCTCATCGTCGTGGACAAGGAGAACGGGGGCAAGGCCGACGCCCTCAACGTCGGACTCTCGCTGAGCCGCTTCCCCTACGTCTGCTCCATCGACGCGGACGCCATCCTCGAGCCCGACGCCCTGCAGCGCGTCATCCGTCCCATCATGGAGTCCCCCGTGCGCGTCATCGGCGTGGGCGGGATCATCCGGGTCGCCAACGGCTGCAAGGTGGAGAAGGGCCGCATCGTCGGCGTGGGCCTCGGACGCAGCGCCCTGCCGGTCTTCCAGGTCGTCGAGTACTTCCGCGCCTTCCTCTGCGGCCGCACGGGCTTCTCGCGCTTCAACGCCCTGTTGATCGTCTCCGGCGCCTTCGGCCTCTTCGAGCGCGACCTCTGCATCGCCATCGGCGGCTACCGGCGCGACACCGTCGGCGAGGACATGGATCTCGTCACGCGCATGCACGCCTGGATGCACGAGCACGGCGAGCACGACTACCTCATCGAGTTCGTCCCCGACCCGGTCTGCTGGACCGAGGCCCCCTCCTCGCTGCGCGTGCTCACCCGCCAGCGCCGCCGCTGGCAGAAGGGCCTGCTCGAGGTGCTCTCCGAGCACAAGAACATGTTCTTCAACCCGCGCTACGGCTCCATCGGCCTCTTCGCCTACCCCTTCTTCTTCGTCTTCGAGGGCTGGGGCATCATCCTCGAGGTGCTCGGCTACCTCGTCTTCGTGCTCGGCTGGTGGCTCAACGCGCTGCAGACGGACTTCATGCTCGCCTTCCTCGTCGTCGCGCTCCTCTGCGGGACGATGCTCTCGTTGACGGCCGTCCTCCTCGGAGAGATGACGCCCAAGGCCTACCCCCGCTACCGGCACTGGCTGCGCCTCATCGCCTACGCCGTCATCGAGAACTTCGGCTACCGGCAGACCATCTCGGTGCTCCGCCTCCTCGGCACCGTGGACTTCCTGCGCGGCAAGGGCGAATGGGGAAAGATGGAGCGCCGGGGGTTCCACAAGCGATGA
- a CDS encoding response regulator has product MVGEPKKVLIFEDNPEIQLILKIFFKKRGCEPLIHGDATEALELVRKIAPALVMMDIIMPGKDGVEACKELRAGGVQTPIVILTSKAFAEDRERGMLAGANAYLLKPFNPKELDAAVAPFIA; this is encoded by the coding sequence ATGGTCGGCGAACCCAAGAAGGTCCTCATCTTCGAGGACAATCCCGAGATCCAGCTCATCCTGAAGATCTTCTTCAAGAAGCGCGGCTGCGAGCCCCTCATCCACGGGGACGCGACCGAGGCGCTCGAGCTCGTGCGCAAGATCGCGCCGGCTCTCGTGATGATGGACATCATCATGCCGGGGAAGGACGGGGTGGAAGCCTGCAAGGAGCTTCGCGCCGGAGGCGTCCAGACCCCCATCGTGATCCTGACCTCCAAGGCCTTCGCCGAAGACCGTGAAAGGGGCATGCTCGCGGGAGCGAATGCCTACCTCCTCAAGCCCTTCAACCCGAAGGAACTCGATGCGGCCGTCGCTCCCTTCATCGCGTAA
- a CDS encoding tetratricopeptide repeat protein, which translates to MKKAFLLALTLAAALPSAPRAEAPGSDPYSQGMALRRKGDYAGAKAVFLEMLAKDPKSGGAFEGLGLTCLSLKEYAQARDYLSRWNESRPNSGYILGLLARADAELERRDEYLADLRGAAAADPMDLGLHRRLDGVQRERPGVLPEARMYKSLSNEGLETGSPQRVVYEGRSGGAKARFGVHPKAELLLGYSAREEAQRNDTNGFTYFDILEQVASVGAALRPRKGLDLEAEYGQSFLSDVHKAGVGRKSFSRLRLAGEWRAPAATVRLKAGREPYFLRGAGGSQYFALLREAYANAEVEAYRWGWGGLLRGGLDDYSDHTTLRRWSAAAFREFGENYIHLSYGQSHQEFFGADAAGRIRFAAYDRLGARWRWLREDFARIDAGYGWSRYRDGNRLHDASIGLALAVPRVKGLSAEYRIEAYDYLGPADGYRSTDWTEHWAGPHWRRMVEPGLWTHLAAEHGWARDTRGGYEGNLALAELEYYWRERASLLLSGKLRRSTLRDESYSLGLSGRWTF; encoded by the coding sequence TTGAAGAAGGCGTTCCTCCTCGCACTGACGCTCGCCGCCGCTCTGCCGAGCGCCCCGCGCGCCGAAGCCCCGGGCTCCGACCCCTACTCCCAGGGGATGGCCCTGCGCCGCAAGGGCGACTACGCCGGAGCGAAGGCCGTCTTCCTCGAGATGCTCGCGAAGGACCCCAAGAGCGGCGGCGCTTTCGAGGGCCTGGGACTGACCTGCCTCTCCCTCAAAGAGTACGCGCAGGCCCGGGACTACCTCTCCCGCTGGAACGAGAGCCGCCCGAACAGCGGCTACATCCTCGGACTGCTGGCGCGGGCCGACGCGGAGCTCGAGCGCCGCGACGAGTACCTCGCCGACCTGCGCGGCGCCGCGGCCGCCGACCCGATGGACCTCGGCCTGCACCGCCGGCTCGACGGCGTGCAGCGCGAGCGGCCCGGCGTGCTGCCGGAAGCCCGCATGTACAAGTCCCTCTCCAACGAAGGGCTCGAGACCGGGAGCCCTCAGCGCGTGGTCTATGAGGGCCGCTCCGGCGGCGCGAAGGCGCGCTTCGGCGTCCATCCGAAGGCCGAGCTCCTGCTCGGATACTCCGCGAGGGAGGAGGCCCAGCGCAACGACACGAACGGATTCACCTACTTCGACATCCTCGAACAAGTCGCCTCCGTCGGCGCCGCCCTGCGCCCGCGCAAGGGTCTCGACCTCGAGGCCGAGTACGGGCAGTCCTTCCTCTCCGACGTGCACAAGGCCGGGGTGGGCCGCAAGAGCTTCTCCCGCCTGCGCCTCGCCGGAGAGTGGCGCGCGCCGGCCGCGACCGTCCGCCTGAAGGCCGGCCGCGAGCCCTACTTCCTGCGCGGCGCCGGCGGAAGCCAGTATTTCGCGCTCCTGCGCGAAGCCTACGCCAACGCGGAGGTCGAGGCCTACCGCTGGGGCTGGGGCGGTCTCCTGCGCGGCGGGCTCGATGACTATTCGGACCACACGACCCTGCGGCGCTGGTCGGCCGCGGCCTTCCGGGAGTTCGGAGAGAACTACATCCACCTCTCCTACGGGCAGTCCCACCAGGAGTTTTTCGGCGCAGACGCGGCCGGGCGCATCCGCTTCGCGGCCTACGACCGGCTCGGCGCACGCTGGCGCTGGCTGCGCGAGGACTTCGCGCGCATCGACGCAGGCTACGGCTGGTCCCGCTACCGCGACGGCAACCGCCTCCATGACGCGAGCATCGGCCTCGCGCTCGCGGTTCCCCGGGTGAAGGGACTCAGTGCCGAGTATCGCATCGAGGCCTACGACTACCTCGGCCCCGCGGACGGCTACCGCTCCACGGATTGGACCGAACACTGGGCCGGGCCGCACTGGCGGCGCATGGTCGAGCCCGGCCTCTGGACGCACCTCGCCGCGGAGCACGGCTGGGCGCGCGACACGCGGGGCGGCTACGAGGGGAACCTCGCCCTCGCAGAGCTGGAGTATTACTGGCGCGAGCGCGCCTCGCTGCTGCTCTCAGGCAAGCTGAGGCGCAGCACACTCCGTGATGAATCCTATTCCCTCGGGCTCTCCGGCCGCTGGACCTTCTGA
- a CDS encoding biotin--[acetyl-CoA-carboxylase] ligase: MKTPLRGIPGGVPSSGFPGNILRLRSTPSTQAVARRLAAEGAPAWTLVRADRQTRGRGRLERSWSSGAGGLYVSLVLRPRLAPAALADLSLLFGEACAAALRALTGLETFVKPPNDVLARAGDGSWRKVCGILLEASGDSKMVDWVVAGIGINVRNRIPRALPEAASIQTLTGRAPETDEVLDAVLKELRRRMKS; the protein is encoded by the coding sequence TTGAAGACTCCGCTCCGGGGGATCCCGGGAGGCGTCCCTTCTTCGGGATTCCCCGGGAACATCCTGCGGCTGCGCAGCACGCCCTCTACGCAGGCCGTCGCGCGCCGACTCGCCGCCGAGGGCGCCCCGGCCTGGACGCTCGTGCGCGCCGACCGCCAGACGCGGGGACGCGGGCGCCTCGAGCGCTCCTGGTCCTCCGGCGCGGGCGGGCTCTACGTCTCCCTCGTCCTGCGGCCGCGGCTCGCGCCCGCCGCGCTCGCCGACCTGAGCCTCCTCTTCGGAGAAGCGTGCGCCGCGGCCCTGCGCGCGCTCACGGGGCTCGAGACATTCGTGAAGCCGCCCAACGACGTGCTCGCGCGCGCCGGGGACGGCTCCTGGCGCAAGGTCTGCGGGATCCTCCTGGAGGCCTCGGGCGACTCGAAAATGGTAGATTGGGTCGTCGCCGGCATCGGGATCAACGTGCGCAACCGCATCCCGCGCGCCCTTCCCGAAGCCGCGAGCATTCAGACTCTGACCGGACGCGCACCGGAGACCGACGAGGTGCTGGACGCGGTGCTGAAGGAACTGCGCAGGAGAATGAAGAGCTGA
- a CDS encoding HEAT repeat domain-containing protein, translated as MRPSLPSSRKSLALGALFLLPVSAAAQFPAGVLPPEAGARISLVFVIYASIVLFWLVVALFAYMLLFRSYHRVRTAYRNRRKDFFKQGVELVLMEEPFEKVVEAFRPRRPLDADIAHEVMLESMRYLQGPPFETIREAAYRLGYVADRIRDLDSRDRHCRGRAMEALGLMKTSQAIVALLSIVEKEHLDLRLVALRALANIGDPAALPYFLRTARTLPPAMLTRVASLMLEFGPAAHRHIRELMRLYPQAFPPRVLEELLKQFAADIERPAT; from the coding sequence ATGCGGCCGTCGCTCCCTTCATCGCGTAAGAGCCTAGCCCTCGGCGCTCTCTTCCTCCTCCCCGTCTCCGCCGCCGCGCAGTTCCCCGCCGGGGTCCTCCCTCCCGAGGCCGGTGCGCGGATCAGCCTCGTCTTCGTCATCTATGCGAGCATCGTGCTCTTCTGGCTCGTCGTCGCCCTGTTCGCCTACATGCTGCTCTTCCGCAGCTATCACCGCGTCCGCACCGCCTACCGGAACCGCCGGAAGGACTTCTTCAAGCAGGGCGTCGAGCTGGTCCTGATGGAGGAGCCCTTCGAGAAGGTCGTGGAGGCGTTCCGGCCCCGCCGCCCGCTCGACGCGGACATCGCGCACGAGGTCATGCTCGAGTCCATGCGCTACCTCCAGGGTCCGCCCTTCGAGACCATCCGGGAGGCCGCGTACCGGCTCGGCTACGTGGCGGACCGCATCCGGGACCTGGACTCCCGCGACCGCCACTGCCGCGGACGCGCGATGGAGGCTCTGGGACTGATGAAGACGAGCCAGGCCATCGTCGCCCTCCTGAGCATCGTCGAGAAGGAGCATCTCGACCTGCGTCTGGTGGCCCTGCGGGCCCTCGCGAACATCGGGGACCCCGCGGCGCTCCCCTACTTCCTGCGGACCGCCCGCACGCTCCCCCCGGCGATGCTCACCCGCGTCGCCTCGCTCATGCTCGAGTTCGGCCCCGCCGCGCACCGGCACATCCGCGAGCTCATGCGCCTCTACCCGCAGGCCTTCCCGCCCCGCGTGCTCGAGGAGCTGCTCAAGCAGTTCGCAGCGGACATCGAGAGACCCGCGACATGA
- the nadC gene encoding carboxylating nicotinate-nucleotide diphosphorylase, with amino-acid sequence MKAPLDPVSKKLVRLALQEDLGKAGDLSTRHFLPPGLRLRARFLVKSDGVLAGTAAAAEVFRLAAPRARLSWLRRDGSFVRAGTVVARVTGGRELLTAERTALNFLQRLSGIATLTRAYVERTRGTRARIYDTRKTAPGFRALEKAAVRAGSGRNHRAGLHDMVMLKDNHLSAASPAALARRLAAFRRRRPRVPVEIEARDHAEVELAARLGAEVVLLDNMPPAALRREIRWLRRSAPRAEIEVSGGIALSEVRRLARLGPDRISVGRLTHSAPSLDISMKIDGRGPRPPRGASRP; translated from the coding sequence ATGAAAGCCCCCCTCGATCCCGTTTCCAAGAAGCTCGTGCGTCTCGCGCTGCAGGAGGACCTCGGGAAGGCGGGCGACCTCTCGACGCGTCATTTCCTGCCGCCGGGACTGCGCCTGCGCGCGCGCTTCCTCGTCAAGAGCGACGGCGTCCTGGCCGGGACCGCGGCGGCCGCGGAGGTCTTCCGCCTCGCCGCTCCCCGCGCGCGCCTGAGCTGGCTGCGCCGGGACGGTTCCTTCGTCCGCGCCGGCACCGTCGTCGCCCGCGTCACGGGCGGACGCGAGCTCCTCACCGCGGAGCGCACGGCCCTCAACTTCCTCCAGCGCCTCTCCGGGATCGCGACTTTGACGCGCGCCTACGTCGAGCGCACGCGCGGCACCCGCGCCCGCATCTACGACACGCGCAAGACCGCCCCCGGCTTCCGGGCCCTCGAGAAGGCGGCGGTGCGCGCGGGGAGCGGGCGCAACCACCGCGCCGGCCTCCACGACATGGTGATGCTCAAGGACAACCACCTGAGCGCCGCCTCCCCCGCCGCGCTCGCGCGCCGGCTCGCCGCCTTCCGCCGCCGCCGCCCCCGCGTCCCCGTCGAGATCGAGGCCCGCGACCACGCCGAGGTCGAGCTCGCCGCCCGCCTGGGAGCCGAGGTGGTCCTGCTCGACAACATGCCTCCGGCCGCCCTGCGCCGGGAGATCCGCTGGCTGCGGCGCAGCGCGCCCCGCGCCGAGATCGAGGTCTCCGGCGGCATCGCGCTCTCCGAAGTGCGGCGGCTCGCGCGGCTCGGGCCCGACCGCATCTCGGTGGGCCGGCTCACCCACTCGGCCCCCTCCCTCGACATCAGCATGAAGATCGACGGGCGCGGACCGCGCCCGCCGAGGGGGGCTTCCCGCCCTTGA
- a CDS encoding sulfatase-like hydrolase/transferase translates to MSALRACARWGLFGLCAFASAYALLCRIPFTWTNFISNRAYPSWAAVLLHVHPWLFAALVALACAALLGSGRRKAALLWGLPHAALALGWLLRPLLPTLSCDLRSFIWALVAWTPTLSWELVLLAAPPPPASSLLENARRLSLAPFAAALVLFAGGAFAAALAGFPGTPIGTLLALARSALLHVSFAAVLAAVLAALRSLPRAHPELRRAELPLLGLVFAAAVFFALRRTVLEPLSVRGLSAILYGAAASLALTLASLASLRESEESPSRPFGTLLLLGAAALAPAAARKIFAVDWDFMLQSLSVYGAWLLAVAAALRLPWERLPMRRPPPDAWKTAAACALLLWAADVGLRAADPLARRLGLRLRPALQHLAAEEPSTRALYRLLRDASRGDGFFQHLQLRTNLPRSVSVRIPERSLRPTGPAPSPRPDVFIFVVDSLRADHLGAYDPKVRFTPGFDAFARESVVFRRAFTAYGGTGLSEPAIWAGARLPHQQYPPGLHRMNLLEKLVEDGGYLPLITLDAVLKSVLTPPAGTRALDERTVENYKLCGTLGELEALLPTLGRERPLFVYTQPQDLHVSVIDREGRGAAADPAYPGFHAPYASRVARMDACFGRFVGTLKRSGRWENSIVVVTSDHGDSLGEGGRWGHAFTVYPEVLRVPLILHAPARLFAGRIWDADASTLLLDVAPTLAALLSLEPDSSSPLAGRPLLRPAGQSPAPRPEELVASSYAPAYGLLLDDARRLYIADGVSYQEFLFELDGTAAGRSLPLDPETAARGRAGVRAGLDRIDTEYGVHPD, encoded by the coding sequence ATGAGCGCTCTCCGCGCTTGCGCGCGCTGGGGGCTCTTCGGCCTCTGCGCGTTCGCCTCCGCCTACGCGCTGCTCTGCCGCATCCCCTTCACGTGGACGAACTTCATCTCGAACCGCGCCTACCCCTCCTGGGCCGCGGTCCTGCTGCACGTCCACCCGTGGCTCTTCGCGGCCCTCGTCGCGCTCGCGTGCGCAGCGCTCCTGGGGAGCGGACGGCGCAAGGCCGCGCTCCTCTGGGGGCTGCCCCATGCGGCCCTCGCGCTCGGGTGGCTTCTGCGTCCCCTGCTCCCGACGCTGAGCTGCGACCTGCGCAGCTTCATCTGGGCGCTCGTCGCCTGGACGCCGACGCTCTCCTGGGAGCTCGTCCTCCTGGCCGCGCCTCCCCCTCCCGCGTCCTCCCTCCTCGAGAATGCCCGCCGCCTTTCCCTTGCACCCTTCGCCGCCGCCCTCGTCCTCTTCGCCGGCGGCGCCTTCGCCGCCGCCCTCGCAGGCTTCCCCGGCACTCCCATCGGGACGCTCCTCGCCCTCGCGCGCAGCGCGCTCCTGCACGTCTCCTTCGCCGCCGTCCTCGCCGCCGTCCTCGCCGCTCTGCGCTCCCTCCCGCGAGCGCACCCGGAGCTTCGGCGCGCCGAGCTCCCGCTCCTCGGGCTCGTCTTCGCCGCCGCCGTCTTCTTCGCTCTGCGGCGCACGGTCCTCGAGCCCCTCTCGGTCCGGGGGCTCTCCGCGATCCTCTACGGAGCCGCGGCCTCCCTCGCACTGACCCTCGCGTCGCTCGCGTCCCTCCGAGAGAGCGAGGAGTCCCCTTCCCGCCCTTTCGGGACGCTCCTGCTGCTCGGCGCTGCCGCGCTCGCGCCCGCCGCCGCGCGCAAGATCTTCGCCGTCGACTGGGACTTCATGCTGCAGAGCCTGAGCGTCTACGGCGCCTGGCTCCTCGCCGTCGCCGCCGCTCTTCGCCTTCCGTGGGAGCGCCTGCCGATGCGGCGGCCGCCGCCGGACGCGTGGAAGACCGCGGCGGCCTGCGCGCTGCTGCTCTGGGCGGCCGACGTCGGGCTGCGCGCCGCCGACCCGCTCGCGCGCCGGCTGGGCCTGCGCCTGCGGCCCGCGCTCCAGCACCTCGCCGCCGAGGAGCCCTCGACCCGCGCGCTCTACCGCCTCCTGCGCGACGCCTCTCGCGGCGACGGCTTCTTCCAGCACCTCCAGCTCCGCACGAACCTCCCGCGCTCGGTCTCCGTACGCATCCCTGAGCGCAGCCTGCGGCCGACCGGCCCCGCGCCCTCGCCCCGGCCGGACGTCTTCATCTTCGTGGTCGACAGCCTCCGGGCCGACCACCTCGGCGCCTACGACCCGAAGGTCCGCTTCACACCCGGCTTCGACGCCTTCGCGCGCGAGTCGGTCGTCTTCCGCCGCGCGTTCACGGCCTACGGGGGGACCGGCCTCTCGGAACCGGCGATCTGGGCGGGCGCACGCCTCCCCCACCAGCAGTACCCGCCCGGACTGCACCGCATGAACCTGCTCGAGAAGCTCGTCGAAGACGGCGGCTACCTCCCGCTCATCACGCTCGATGCCGTGCTCAAGAGCGTGCTGACGCCGCCGGCGGGTACGCGGGCCCTCGACGAACGCACGGTCGAGAACTACAAACTCTGCGGCACGCTCGGGGAGCTCGAAGCCCTGCTCCCGACGCTGGGACGCGAGCGGCCGCTCTTCGTCTACACTCAGCCGCAGGACCTCCATGTCTCCGTCATCGACCGCGAGGGCCGCGGCGCGGCCGCCGACCCCGCGTACCCGGGCTTCCACGCGCCCTACGCTTCCCGGGTCGCGCGCATGGACGCCTGCTTCGGCCGCTTCGTCGGGACGCTCAAGCGCAGCGGCCGGTGGGAGAACAGCATCGTCGTCGTGACCTCCGACCACGGCGACTCCCTCGGCGAGGGCGGGCGCTGGGGCCACGCCTTCACCGTCTACCCGGAAGTCCTCAGAGTCCCTCTCATCCTCCACGCGCCCGCGCGCCTGTTCGCGGGCCGGATCTGGGACGCGGACGCATCCACCCTGCTCCTGGACGTCGCCCCGACCCTCGCCGCTCTGCTGAGCCTTGAGCCGGACTCCTCGTCCCCGCTCGCCGGACGCCCGCTCCTGCGTCCCGCCGGGCAGTCCCCCGCGCCGCGGCCCGAAGAGCTCGTCGCCTCGAGCTACGCCCCGGCCTACGGCCTCCTCCTCGACGACGCGCGCCGGCTCTACATCGCCGACGGGGTGTCCTATCAGGAGTTCCTCTTCGAGCTCGACGGGACCGCGGCCGGCCGCTCCCTGCCGCTCGACCCCGAGACCGCCGCCCGCGGGCGCGCCGGGGTGCGCGCCGGACTCGACCGCATCGACACGGAGTACGGCGTCCACCCGGACTAG
- a CDS encoding tetratricopeptide repeat protein: protein MNPIPSGSPAAGPSERGFVAPARDLAAAALLFFSASAAGGLHPRTLSEPRARALAEKLDEGRRDGEPLKVLSAARALLRAFPDRPEYLQAEADALSLLGRPGAAAASWEEYLASAPRPTEACPALGKAYEAAGRLEKALDAHRRCMKLDPTNPDFGFYVGLADERLGREEDAEKAYLEVLSARPENTDSRIGLARLRQRQKRYSEADALLRAVLSTSPDNADALITAALVARDSGRRAEAKAYLRKAILHSPSYQDPYRILGRMQEQDGESADALRTWEALLSLAPEDRALQRKVELLRGGRRR from the coding sequence ATGAATCCTATTCCCTCGGGCTCTCCGGCCGCTGGACCTTCTGAGCGCGGCTTCGTCGCCCCGGCCCGCGATCTCGCGGCCGCGGCCCTGCTCTTCTTCTCCGCCTCGGCCGCCGGAGGCCTGCATCCGCGCACGCTCTCGGAGCCCCGCGCCCGCGCCCTCGCCGAGAAGCTCGACGAGGGACGCCGCGACGGCGAGCCCCTCAAGGTCCTGAGCGCCGCCCGCGCCCTGCTGCGCGCCTTCCCCGACCGGCCGGAGTATCTGCAGGCGGAAGCAGACGCCCTGTCCCTCCTCGGACGCCCTGGCGCCGCCGCCGCGTCATGGGAAGAATATCTCGCCTCGGCCCCGAGGCCGACCGAGGCGTGCCCCGCGCTCGGGAAGGCCTACGAGGCCGCCGGCCGCCTCGAGAAGGCTCTCGACGCGCACCGGCGCTGCATGAAGCTCGACCCGACGAACCCCGACTTCGGGTTCTACGTCGGGCTCGCCGACGAGCGGCTGGGCCGGGAGGAGGACGCCGAGAAGGCCTACCTCGAAGTCCTCTCCGCTCGGCCGGAGAACACCGATTCGCGCATCGGCCTCGCCCGTCTGCGCCAGCGCCAGAAGCGCTACTCCGAGGCCGACGCCCTCCTGCGCGCCGTTCTCTCGACCTCTCCGGACAACGCCGACGCACTCATCACCGCCGCGCTCGTCGCCCGCGACTCCGGGCGGCGCGCCGAAGCGAAAGCCTATCTGCGCAAGGCGATCCTGCACAGCCCGTCCTATCAGGACCCCTATCGGATCCTCGGACGCATGCAGGAGCAGGACGGCGAGAGCGCCGACGCGCTGCGCACCTGGGAAGCCCTGCTGTCGCTGGCCCCCGAGGACCGCGCCCTCCAGAGGAAGGTCGAACTCCTGCGCGGTGGAAGGCGGCGATGA
- a CDS encoding response regulator has product MARILVVDDEKEVVFLIKFILEKSGHSVLTAGNGQEALAELGVDPPDAAKALPDLVLLDVMMPIMDGFTASVKMRSDARTRDLPILVVTAHGDTRHLFEGSPNVAAYLQKPFDPKGLRETVAKILASKGAA; this is encoded by the coding sequence ATGGCCCGGATCCTGGTCGTCGACGACGAGAAGGAAGTCGTCTTCCTCATCAAGTTCATCCTCGAAAAATCGGGGCACAGCGTGCTCACCGCCGGCAACGGTCAGGAGGCCCTCGCCGAGCTCGGCGTCGACCCGCCCGACGCGGCGAAGGCCCTGCCCGACCTCGTCCTGCTCGACGTGATGATGCCGATCATGGACGGCTTCACCGCGAGCGTGAAGATGCGCTCCGACGCGCGCACCCGCGACCTCCCGATCCTCGTCGTGACCGCGCACGGGGACACGCGCCACCTCTTCGAGGGCTCGCCCAACGTGGCCGCCTACCTCCAGAAGCCCTTCGACCCCAAGGGCCTGCGCGAGACCGTCGCGAAGATCCTCGCGTCCAAGGGAGCCGCTTGA